In Solanum pennellii chromosome 3, SPENNV200, a single window of DNA contains:
- the LOC107013661 gene encoding E3 ubiquitin-protein ligase CIP8-like, giving the protein MDFAGDDYCDAHQDESLDVSSVEPTSYDQFFIKFEVEFLREQEDEDDDDDEELYVSRLESIIKTGIFQERCDRLPRNNLSWHNVTRMLHIMEVPVDRQPMILHQICNFADRIANEPYNRNKKILPIKVYISLPVNYLIEENESSDVTIRPANELVEQDLEKVKIEESELGSDFVCVICMEKMEVGSEATKMPCSHVYHGNCLMNWLGVNRVCPTCRFVLPS; this is encoded by the coding sequence ATGGATTTTGCAGGAGATGATTATTGTGATGCTCATCAAGATGAAAGTCTTGACGTAAGCAGTGTTGAACCAACATCGTATGatcaatttttcatcaaattcgAGGTCGAATTTCTTAGAGAacaagaagatgaagatgatgatgatgatgaagaactCTATGTGTCTCGTTTAGAAAGCATTATTAAAACTGGAATATTTCAAGAGCGATGTGATCGATTGCCTCGTAATAACTTATCGTGGCATAACGTTACAAGAATGTTACATATAATGGAAGTGCCGGTAGATAGACAACCAATGATATTACATCAAATATGTAATTTTGCTGATAGAATTGCTAATGAACCTTATAATAGGAACAAGAAAATATTGCCAATTAAAGTTTATATTAGCCTTCCTGTTAATTACttaattgaagaaaatgaaagtaGTGATGTGACAATTCGTCCTGCTAATGAATTGGTTGAACAAGATTTGGAGAAAGTGAAAATTGAAGAATCAGAATTGGGGAGTGATTTTGTATGTGTGATATGTATGGAAAAGATGGAAGTTGGAAGTGAAGCAACAAAAATGCCTTGTTCTCATGTGTATCATGGGAATTGTTTGATGAATTGGTTAGGGGTAAACAGGGTTTGTCCAACTTGTCGGTTTGTGTTGCCATCTTAA
- the LOC107012103 gene encoding nucleosome assembly protein 1;4-like, which produces MSNNSNKDQFDMSDLGGSLPAAAAALSAEDRAGLVNALKDKLQNLAGKHMDILETLTPPVRKRVDVLRELQSQHDELEAKFFEERAALEAKYQKLYEPLYSKRYEIVNGVVEVEGVDEAPMIQGDDNETENVPEKGVPNFWLTAMKTNEILAEEISERDEEALKYLKDIKWCKLDDRKGFKLEFFFDTHPFFKNSVLTKTYHMIDDDDDPILEKAIGTNIEWYPGKCLTQKILKRKPKKGSKNAKPVIKTESCESFFNFFNPPQVPEDDDDIDEDAAEDLQNLMEQDYDIGSTIRDKIIPHAVSWFTGEAAEGDEFEDIEGDDDEDDEEEDEEEDDEDEDEDEEEEKSKKKKSAKAQAGEGQQGERPPECKQQ; this is translated from the exons ATGAGTAATAATTCCAATAAAGATCAGTTCGACATGTCCGATCTCGGCGGTTCCCTCCCCGCCGCTGCCGCCG CTTTGAGTGCCGAGGATCGTGCTGGCTTAGTCAACGCGCTCAAG GATAAGCTTCAGAATCTGGCTGGGAAGCATATGGATATACTCGAGACTTTGACGCCACCAGTTAGGAAGCGTGTAGATGTTCTAAGAGAGCTTCAG AGCCAACATGATGAGCTGGAAGCAAAGTTTTTCGAGGAGAGGGCTGCACTAGAAGCTAAATACCAAAAGCTGTATGAACCATTGTATTCAAAG AGATATGAAATAGTAAATGGGGTTGTCGAAGTGGAGGGTGTTGATGAAGCTCCCATGATCCAGGGCGACGATAACGAGACTGAAAATG TGCCAGAGAAAGGTGTTCCCAACTTCTGGCTGACTGCAATGAAGACTAACGAGATATTGGCAGAGgag ATCTCTGAGCGTGATGAAGAAGCCTTGAAGTACCTCAAGGATATCAAGTGGTGCAAGCTTGATGATCGAAAGGGCTTTAAGCTTGAATTCTTCTTCGATACACATcctttcttcaagaattctgtCTTGACTAAAACCTATCACatgattgatgatgatgatgatcccATATTGGAGAAGGCCATAGG GACCAACATTGAATGGTATCCCGGTAAATGCTTGACACAGAAGATCCTAAAAAGGAAGCCAAAGAAAGGGTCAAAGAATGCTAAACCCGTAATTAAGACTGAGAGCTGTGAGagctttttcaatttctttaatCCACCACAAGTAcctgaagatgatgatgatatagatGAAGATGCG GCTGAAGACCTGCAGAATCTAATGGAACAAGATTACGATATTGG CTCGACAATCCGGGACAAAATCATCCCCCATGCTGTGTCATGGTTCACAGGTGAGGCTGCTGAAGGGGATGAATTTGAAGATATCGAaggtgatgatgatgaggatgatgaagAAGAGGACGAAGAAGAGGACGATGAGGAcgaggatgaagatgaagaagaggaGAAGAGCAAAAAGAAG AAGAGTGCCAAAGCACAAGCTGGAGAAGGTCAACAGGGAGAACGTCCTCCCGAGTGCAAGCAGCAGTAG
- the LOC107015359 gene encoding heterogeneous nuclear ribonucleoprotein 1-like isoform X2 → MMDKVSGRPRGFGFVTFADPEAANKVLEEEHIIDGRTVEVKRTVPKEDMQVKGSPKTKKIFVGGLPLTLTEDELKEYFSSYGHVLEQQIMLDRESGRSRGFGFITFDSENAVEKVLNNGRMHEIHGKQVEIKRAEPKRAGAESAIESRQHRGGSGSRSYNNFGGSEGAYGGGYSRGYGGYGGYGGGAGAGYGGYGNIGGSYGGGGAGYFSGYGGYGYGFGFSGAMYGAAGYGATSYGAPGSYGGAAGYGSGRGYASSDDGSWYGGARSSASFNAKGYETGGSTGGAKAYGNGGAAGGRFHPYRN, encoded by the exons ATGATGGATAAGGTCTCTGGAAGGCCACGGGGATTCGGCTTTGTAACATTTGCAGACCCAGAAGCTGCAAATAAGGTTTTAGAGGAAGAGCACATCATAGACGGTAGAACG GTGGAAGTGAAGAGGACAGTACCTAAGGAGGACATGCAAGTTAAAGGATCTccgaaaacaaagaaaatttttgtTGGCGGTCTTCCATTAACTTTAACTGAAG ATGAGTTGAAggaatatttttcttcttatggCCATGTTCTGGAGCAACAAATCATGCTGGACCGTGAGAGTGGTCGATCCCGAGGCTTTGGCTTTATTACTTTTGATAGTGAAAATGCCGTTGAAAAAGTTCTAAACAATGGCCGTATGCATGAAATCCATGGCAAACAA GTTGAAATTAAGAGGGCTGAGCCAAAAAGAGCTGGTGCTGAAAGTGCAATTGAGAGCAGGCAGCATCGTGGTGGCAGTGGTTCAAGATCGTATAATAACTTCGGTGGGTCTGAAGGAGCGTATGGTGGTGGATACAGTAGAGGGTATGGTGGATATGGAGGCTATGGCGGCGGAGCTGGTGCTGGCTATGGGGGTTATGGAAACATTGGAGGAAGTTATGGCGGAGGTGGTGCAGGATATTTCTCTGGATATGGTGGATATGGTTATGGATTTGGGTTTAGTGGAGCTATGTATGGGGCAGCTGGATACGGAGCCACTAGCTATGGTGCTCCTGGAAGCTATGGTGGTGCTGCTGGGTATGGTAGCGGTAGAGGATACGCAAGCAGTGATGATGGTAGCTGGTATGGTGGGGCTAGAAGTTCTGCATCTTTCAATGCTAAAGGGTATGAAACCGGGGGTAGCACTGGAGGTGCAAAAGCATACGGTAATGGTGGTGCTGCAGGTGGAAGGTTTCATCCTTACAGGAATTGA
- the LOC107015359 gene encoding heterogeneous nuclear ribonucleoprotein 1-like isoform X1 produces MDYVAEQNFSEEQERNDGSAGHELKHSLDDSSAGKLFVGGIAWETREESFRKYFSRFGEITDCVIMMDKVSGRPRGFGFVTFADPEAANKVLEEEHIIDGRTVEVKRTVPKEDMQVKGSPKTKKIFVGGLPLTLTEDELKEYFSSYGHVLEQQIMLDRESGRSRGFGFITFDSENAVEKVLNNGRMHEIHGKQVEIKRAEPKRAGAESAIESRQHRGGSGSRSYNNFGGSEGAYGGGYSRGYGGYGGYGGGAGAGYGGYGNIGGSYGGGGAGYFSGYGGYGYGFGFSGAMYGAAGYGATSYGAPGSYGGAAGYGSGRGYASSDDGSWYGGARSSASFNAKGYETGGSTGGAKAYGNGGAAGGRFHPYRN; encoded by the exons ATGGATTATGTAGCTGAGCAAAATTTCTCAGAAGAGCAGGAACGAAACGATGGTAGTGCAGGACATGAATTAAAGCATTCACTCGATGATTCTTCTGCAGG AAAGCTTTTCGTCGGAGGCATTGCTTGGGAGACCAGAGAAG AATCTTTTAGGAAGTATTTCAGCAGGTTTGGAGAGATAACAGATTGTGTAATAATGATGGATAAGGTCTCTGGAAGGCCACGGGGATTCGGCTTTGTAACATTTGCAGACCCAGAAGCTGCAAATAAGGTTTTAGAGGAAGAGCACATCATAGACGGTAGAACG GTGGAAGTGAAGAGGACAGTACCTAAGGAGGACATGCAAGTTAAAGGATCTccgaaaacaaagaaaatttttgtTGGCGGTCTTCCATTAACTTTAACTGAAG ATGAGTTGAAggaatatttttcttcttatggCCATGTTCTGGAGCAACAAATCATGCTGGACCGTGAGAGTGGTCGATCCCGAGGCTTTGGCTTTATTACTTTTGATAGTGAAAATGCCGTTGAAAAAGTTCTAAACAATGGCCGTATGCATGAAATCCATGGCAAACAA GTTGAAATTAAGAGGGCTGAGCCAAAAAGAGCTGGTGCTGAAAGTGCAATTGAGAGCAGGCAGCATCGTGGTGGCAGTGGTTCAAGATCGTATAATAACTTCGGTGGGTCTGAAGGAGCGTATGGTGGTGGATACAGTAGAGGGTATGGTGGATATGGAGGCTATGGCGGCGGAGCTGGTGCTGGCTATGGGGGTTATGGAAACATTGGAGGAAGTTATGGCGGAGGTGGTGCAGGATATTTCTCTGGATATGGTGGATATGGTTATGGATTTGGGTTTAGTGGAGCTATGTATGGGGCAGCTGGATACGGAGCCACTAGCTATGGTGCTCCTGGAAGCTATGGTGGTGCTGCTGGGTATGGTAGCGGTAGAGGATACGCAAGCAGTGATGATGGTAGCTGGTATGGTGGGGCTAGAAGTTCTGCATCTTTCAATGCTAAAGGGTATGAAACCGGGGGTAGCACTGGAGGTGCAAAAGCATACGGTAATGGTGGTGCTGCAGGTGGAAGGTTTCATCCTTACAGGAATTGA
- the LOC107015392 gene encoding beta-fructofuranosidase, insoluble isoenzyme CWINV1-like has protein sequence MGYVRSVWLGVFVFISIHSYGNIRLFEASSRVIQTPDHIYRTAYHFQPAKYWMNDPNGPVIYMGIYHLFYQYNPYDAQTGNIVWGHSTSTDLVNWTPQPPALLPSEPYDFKGCFTGSTTLLSGGKPAVLYTGLDFSGIQVQNLAVPKNVADPYLREWVKSPYNPLIAPNSVNKIDGQNFRDPSTAWLNPDGNWRMVVGNQQNGSGIGLLYRSKNFIDWIQAENPLHFLNNSGMWECPDFFPVSKISKNGLETSTIGPNVKHVFKASTPSTPITDYYTIGTYNPNKDIFIPDNKSLDIGLGFRYDYGKFYASKTFFDSSTSRRILFGWVYESVNNLEINSMRGWAGLQGIPRRIWLHKSGNQLLQWPIFEIEKLRMNPVIEDTTVLMPGSIREISGVNATQADVEMSFSAKTLENAEKWEANWTNPQLVCSIKGATVKGGLGPFGLLVLASKDMQEYTAIFFRIFKGDNNNFIVLMCSDQTRSSLHLPSSDYDKTTYGVLLNVDPLQEKLSLRTLIDHSIVESFGGEGKACITARVYPTNLAVDGATHLYVFNNGSQSVDISKLTAWSMKTAQIN, from the exons ATGGGATATGTTAGAAGTGTTTGGCTTGGAGTTTTTGTATTCATTTCCATTCATAGCTATGGCAATATTAGACTATTTGAAGCTTCTTCTCGTGTCATACAGACACCCGATCACATATATCGCACTGCTTATCATTTTCAACCTGCCAAGTATTGGATGAATG ATCCTAATG GACCAGTGATATACATGGGGATTTACCATTTGTTCTATCAGTACAATCCTTACGATGCACAAACAGGTAACATTGTATGGGGCCATTCCACATCCACTGATCTCGTCAACTGGACTCCTCAGCCGCCGGCGCTTCTCCCATCAGAGCCTTACGATTTCAAAGGCTGTTTTACCGGTTCTACAACTCTTCTCTCTGGCGGAAAACCGGCAGTTCTCTACACCGGCTTAGATTTCTCCGGTATCCAGGTACAAAATCTAGCAGTCCCCAAAAATGTAGCTGACCCGTACCTTAGAGAATGGGTAAAATCACCTTATAATCCATTAATCGCACCGAATTCGGTGAACAAAATTGATGGACAAAATTTCAGAGATCCAAGTACTGCTTGGCTAAATCCTGACGGAAATTGGAGAATGGTAGTTGGAAATCAACAAAACGGGAGCGGAATTGGGTTATTGTATAGAAGCAAAAACTTCATTGATTGGATTCAAGCTGAAAATCCACTGCATTTTTTGAACAATTCTGGAATGTGGGAATGCCCTGATTTTTTCCCTGTTTCAAAAATCAGTAAAAATGGTCTAGAAACTTCCACAATAGGTCCAAATGTGAAACATGTATTCAAGGCAAGTACACCAAGTACACCAATCACTGATTACTACACAATTGGTACATATAATCCGAATAAGGATATTTTTATTCCGGATAACAAATCACTTGATATTGGATTAGGATTTCGATATGATTATGGTAAATTTTATGCATCGAAAACTTTTTTCGATAGTTCTACTAGTAGGAGGATTTTATTTGGATGGGTTTATGAATCGGTTAATAATCTTGAGATTAATAGTATGAGAGGATGGGCTGGTCTTCAAGGAATTCCTAGAAGGATTTGGCTTCATAAATCTGGAAATCAGCTGCTTCAATGGCCgatatttgaaattgaaaagcTTCGAATGAATCCAGTTATTGAAGATACTACAGTGCTTATGCCAGGATCAATACGTGAAATTTCTGGAGTCAATGCTACGcag GCAGATGtagaaatgtcattttcagCTAAAACATTGGAAAATGCAGAGAAATGGGAAGCAAATTGGACAAATCCACAACTAGTGTGTAGCATAAAAGGTGCAACAGTAAAAGGTGGGCTTGGCCCATTTGGGTTACTAGTTTTGGCATCTAAAGACATGCAAGAGTATACTGCAATTTTCTTCAGAATATTCAAAGGAGATAACAACAATTTTATAGTCCTAATGTGTAGTGATCAGACCAG GTCTTCCTTACACTTGCCTTCTAGTGATTATGACAAAACAACTTATggggtcttgttgaatgtggaTCCTCTTCAAGAAAAATTGTCTCTCAGGACTTTG atTGATCACTCAATAGTGGAGAGCTTTGGAGGAGAAGGAAAGGCTTGCATTACAGCTAGGGTTTATCCAACTAATTTAGCAGTGGATGGTGCAACCCATTTATATGTCTTCAATAATGGTTCACAGAGTGTTGACATCTCTAAATTGACTGCTTGGAGCATGAAAACAGCTCAAATCAATTGA